GTCACAGCCAAAGAAATGTAAGCGACCATGCGGATTTTGCCAATCGCGTTGGTCCATAAACGGTGACTCAACGTCCTTGGGACTTTTGGCGATAGtctgagctgaagcctatcgaCTACAGGCAATAGAGTTCTTCAGAAGTGCATCAATCTTGAGTGAATTCAGAATTTTACAACTTTGGAGCCACTGGACTTTATCCCTGTTTAATCAGGTACAGCAACATCATGCACATCTTTGTGCGCATCTCCCAAGAGGAAGGCTTAAAGACGCTCTACAGAGGCTTTACCCCCACAATTCTTGGCGTCATCCCCTACGCCGGCATCACGTTCTTCACTTATGAGACCCTCaagaaacttcacacaggtacCTTCAGTGTCCTTCACACTTCATTCCAAAAAGCAGGGAACTCGGAGGCGCCAAAGTCTGATTTAACCCAAATCATACAAAATCTGAAGTAGTATTGACCATAAGAAACAATGTAAATCcaaataatctgttccagaaatcCCAAAATATGAAGAGGCTACATTTGATAAGAGAGTAACTATTTGTTGGATGTACAGAAAACAATTTGATATAGAGAAATGAACATTAAACATCACTTTTACCTTTACTAAAATCTCTTAATGGTGTATGAAAATGGgcagaagtatttttttttagaaggggAATCTTCGCTTTTTCTACTCTCCTAAGAGTTCTGGAATTCTGTGCTCTCTCATCTTCATGATAAAAATAGAGTCCCCGTAGCGGACCAGCGCATACTTGCAGGTTGGCACCAGATAACAAACCCTGAAAACAACACACTGGCAGTTCATTCCTGCTTATTCAATAATTTTAGGGAGAACAACAGATCCCCCCcgatgttttaatgtttttgatgGATTTTTCATTATCTGCTCATAGCACAAATCTGTCAAGTGCGCCCCTCTTATCTCCCcacgttttattttgctctgcTTCTAGAAAAGACAAAACGAGCTCAGCCGTACCCCGTGGAGCGCTTGGCCTTCGGCGCGTGCGCGGGGCTGATCGGGCAGTCGGCCTCGTACCCTTTGGACGTGGTGCGCCGGCGCATGCAGACGGCCGGCGTCACCGGCTCCGCCTGCGACACCATCTTGGGAACAATGCGCGCGATCGTGAGCCACGAGGGCATCATGCGTGGACTCTACAAAGGCTTGAGCATGAACTGGCTCAAGGGGCCCGTGGCGGTGGGCATCAGCTTCACCACCTTCGACATTACGCACAGCTTGCTCCTCAAAGTACACCAGATGGGCTTCTCCACCCACTGACTGGCAGAGATGGGATTTATCGCGTTTTGCCAAACAGACGTCAAAGCCACGAACTATCacttttattgacaaaataACGACGATTAAAAAGCGCTGTGCGTTCTATGTTAGCGGTACCATAtgttcttttgagattatctgaACACTCTGCCTCGGTTATCTTGATTGAAAGAGCATTGTTGGATTGGATCCCATTAGTTTGGCTCAGGACACGGCACGTGTATATATACTACAACATTGCAAACAATCATTCCATTCGAAAAGCTTTAACTGTCCACCACTGTGCTTGAACCATTAACTTTCAGACTCACAAAACCAGATCACAATGCCCTCAGCCAGTTGTGAGCAGATCAGTGACACCCCCCGGTACTTTTGTACATGAAATGGGGGCAACATTTATGAGGATTTAGTTTGTTCATCTCTCAACTCTGATTCTAACCTGACTCTGTCATGTAATTTTAGCTGCACCATTGTGATTGTTTCTCAATTCATTAGCGTGTCATTAAgatcaataataaaataaaaattaaaaaaagttgaaaaaggcTTAAAGCCCAGTGGGGGACAACGGGGGATTCTTCAATGcaatgtaccataattcccggcctacagagcacacctggttagaagcctcactgagtacatttgttcaggaaacaccatttggtacatacatacgccgcagccgtgtaaaagcagcaagtgcccacattgaaacacgagatatttacaaagaataatggtacacagaaagctaatgctagtgctaacgttagcacagtgctagcgctaatactaacagggccggtgaaaataaaaccggtaaatatcactgagacacgccagtaacatagcagcaacatgctagcacagcgctaacatgggcagtaaaaataaaacttaccagtagaTATCACTGAGATACGGAAGCGTaatactgccacaccaaaaaaattaaaaacaaaacaaaaaaaaaaaggtcacgtttcacataattatgtgtaacgtttcacagAATTATGCGAAtcgttacacataattatgtgaaacgttacacatagTTATGTGATATTGACACATAATTATTCGGAGGCGGAAAGTTGAACACGAGACCAAACCTCGCTTTATTGCAGACAACGACAGAGTGAACCCGTAATggcgggaactctctaacaccggaagtgtaacaaCAAAACCTCTTACCCTCactcgaggtcccgtgggtgaattatgtagaccaccgcactcgcaatgttttgaaaatgctgaaagtttagttcaacataatcgggcgttcgtggcaacaagctagcgatacattggaaagaaacattcctgtcggcgaTCGtgaccatgcgtgacgtcacgtgctgcttgtgtgcgtgtgtgcgacGTAAATTCTTCACACCAGTGTGACAGAAAGAttagaaagttttgtttttgttgatttgtttgttggggg
Above is a genomic segment from Syngnathoides biaculeatus isolate LvHL_M chromosome 7, ASM1980259v1, whole genome shotgun sequence containing:
- the LOC133503457 gene encoding mitochondrial coenzyme A transporter SLC25A42-like, which produces MAHRVHDHQSRLPVAQAAVLSLPPSSQAKDLRPTWTALDSLLCGAFAGAVAKTVIAPLDRTKIIFQVSSNRFSAKEAFRVIYCSYMKDGLLSLWRGNSATMVRVMPYAAIQFCSHEQYKKVLGGHYGFQGKDLPPLPRFLAGSLAGTTAAMLTYPLDMVRARMAVTAKEMYSNIMHIFVRISQEEGLKTLYRGFTPTILGVIPYAGITFFTYETLKKLHTEKTKRAQPYPVERLAFGACAGLIGQSASYPLDVVRRRMQTAGVTGSACDTILGTMRAIVSHEGIMRGLYKGLSMNWLKGPVAVGISFTTFDITHSLLLKVHQMGFSTH